In Nitratiruptor sp. YY09-18, a single window of DNA contains:
- the rimO gene encoding 30S ribosomal protein S12 methylthiotransferase RimO: MKKLHIVSLGCTKNLVDTEVMLGRLQHQYSLTNSPEEADVIIVNTCGFIGPAKEESLQTIFDLHSRRKEDSLLVMAGCLSERYKEELQKELREVDIFTGVGDYAKIDELIAKKRSAFNEQVYLIKNEERLITGSSFHAYIKLSEGCNQRCSFCAIPSFKGKLQSRPLENIVEEIKRLSDQGFKDFTFVSQDNSSYLRDFNIKDGLIRLIEEIEKIDGVKSARILYLYPSTTSHALIDTIAASKKFVNYFEMPIQHTSDSMLKIMKRGIGAGPTIELLEHMRSIPESFLRTTLIVGHPGESGEDFEELASFVHDFDFDRVNLFAYSDEEGTSAYGLPDKIPQEIVEARLEKLDAIVQEKVQKSLQKDLGKEVEAYLEGSNEESELLLSARKKIWAPEVDGEILIIDSDIEGLKVGELYRIEINEIVGDKLLGTIRA; this comes from the coding sequence ATGAAAAAGCTCCATATTGTCTCGCTTGGCTGTACCAAAAATCTTGTAGATACGGAAGTGATGCTAGGGCGTCTCCAGCACCAATACAGCCTCACTAACTCACCAGAAGAGGCTGATGTCATCATTGTCAATACATGTGGTTTTATTGGTCCAGCAAAAGAGGAGAGCCTCCAGACGATCTTTGATCTGCACTCTAGACGCAAGGAAGATTCTCTTCTTGTAATGGCAGGATGTCTGAGTGAGCGTTACAAAGAGGAACTCCAAAAGGAGCTGCGTGAAGTTGATATCTTTACAGGTGTAGGAGATTATGCAAAAATTGATGAGCTCATAGCCAAAAAGAGGAGCGCATTTAATGAGCAGGTCTACTTGATCAAAAATGAGGAGAGACTCATTACAGGTTCGTCCTTTCATGCATATATAAAACTAAGCGAAGGATGCAACCAGCGCTGTAGCTTTTGTGCTATTCCCTCATTCAAGGGCAAGCTCCAATCGCGCCCTTTGGAAAATATCGTTGAAGAGATCAAGAGACTTTCTGACCAGGGTTTTAAAGACTTTACTTTTGTCTCTCAAGATAACAGCTCCTATTTAAGAGACTTCAATATCAAAGATGGCTTGATACGTCTCATCGAAGAGATAGAAAAAATTGACGGAGTCAAGAGCGCACGGATACTCTACCTCTATCCATCTACAACCTCTCATGCTCTCATCGATACAATTGCTGCAAGCAAAAAGTTTGTCAACTACTTTGAAATGCCAATTCAGCATACAAGCGATAGCATGCTCAAAATTATGAAAAGAGGCATAGGAGCCGGCCCAACTATCGAGCTGTTAGAGCATATGCGCTCAATTCCTGAGAGTTTTTTGCGCACGACACTCATCGTAGGACATCCTGGTGAGAGTGGGGAGGATTTTGAAGAGCTTGCTTCTTTTGTACATGATTTTGACTTTGATAGGGTCAATCTCTTTGCTTATAGCGATGAAGAGGGTACGAGTGCCTATGGGCTTCCAGATAAAATCCCACAAGAAATTGTTGAAGCAAGACTTGAAAAACTTGATGCAATAGTGCAAGAAAAGGTACAAAAGAGCTTGCAAAAAGATCTTGGCAAAGAGGTAGAGGCATACCTTGAAGGAAGTAACGAAGAGAGTGAACTGCTGCTGAGTGCTCGCAAAAAGATCTGGGCGCCAGAGGTTGATGGAGAGATTCTCATCATTGATAGCGACATTGAAGGACTGAAGGTAGGAGAGCTCTACCGAATTGAAATTAACGAGATTGTAGGTGACAAACTCCTTGGAACTATTAGAGCTTGA
- the tilS gene encoding tRNA lysidine(34) synthetase TilS, with protein sequence MTNSLELLELERLQKGKNLLAFSGGVDSTALFFLLIEKNISFDIAIVNYKLRPQSDEEVAYAKELATRYNKRIFIKEVPLSPPSIEEKARKIRYRFFEEIIQKYGYENLLTAHQLNDQLEWFLMQLAKGAGVVEAIGLEPASQREGYVVVRPLLHTSKEEILRFLEKKDILYYIDNSNYDTSFVRNFIRKNFSDPLMQKFAPGIKRSMDYLLHDKKLLEPKIASIKKLFIAKNPHEKMQTQRAFLMMAKRAGYLPSTKQLAIMSEQKSGVIGGKIAFGQNERNLFVAPFMKQSIPKKMREAMRRKKIPPTIRGYIYSENLIDTLDRVLEKNLS encoded by the coding sequence GTGACAAACTCCTTGGAACTATTAGAGCTTGAGAGGCTACAAAAAGGTAAGAATCTTCTAGCATTCTCTGGCGGAGTAGACTCTACTGCTCTCTTTTTTTTGCTTATAGAGAAAAATATCTCTTTTGATATTGCAATTGTCAACTACAAACTACGTCCCCAAAGTGATGAAGAGGTAGCATATGCCAAAGAGCTAGCAACCAGATACAATAAACGTATCTTTATCAAAGAGGTACCACTCTCTCCTCCATCTATCGAAGAGAAAGCCCGTAAAATCCGCTATAGATTTTTTGAAGAGATCATACAAAAGTATGGCTATGAGAATCTCCTCACCGCCCACCAGCTCAATGACCAACTAGAGTGGTTTTTAATGCAACTAGCAAAGGGAGCAGGTGTTGTTGAAGCGATTGGGCTTGAACCTGCTAGCCAAAGAGAGGGATATGTAGTTGTGCGTCCACTTCTGCATACTTCTAAAGAGGAGATCTTGCGATTCCTTGAGAAAAAAGATATTCTCTACTATATCGATAACTCCAACTATGATACATCCTTTGTGCGTAACTTCATTCGCAAAAACTTCAGCGACCCCCTCATGCAAAAGTTTGCTCCAGGAATAAAGCGCTCAATGGACTATCTTCTCCATGACAAAAAGCTCTTGGAGCCAAAGATTGCTAGCATTAAAAAGCTCTTTATCGCCAAAAATCCCCACGAAAAGATGCAGACACAAAGAGCATTTTTGATGATGGCCAAGAGAGCCGGCTATTTGCCAAGTACAAAACAGCTTGCAATAATGAGCGAGCAAAAGAGCGGTGTAATTGGTGGGAAGATAGCCTTTGGCCAGAATGAACGAAATCTCTTTGTAGCGCCATTTATGAAGCAAAGCATCCCCAAAAAAATGCGTGAGGCAATGCGTCGCAAGAAAATCCCTCCTACAATTAGAGGGTATATTTATAGCGAAAATCTCATTGATACTCTTGATAGAGTTCTAGAAAAAAACTTGTCTTGA
- a CDS encoding lysophospholipid acyltransferase family protein: protein MSFKRRVLLAILPPIGAFLMRLLYATCKKEFKIEGGIPQEPCIIAFWHGELLMHPFLYQKLRPNHKIAAMISEHFDGELIARTIAYFGFDAIRGSSRKGGAKALIAAFRKIKEGYDIAITPDGPRGPRHSVAPGIVALAKKSNAPIVIFHYEASKCWQLKSWDRFIIPKPFSKITFFVKKPFKINSFDDNKAKAFIQEKMLQF from the coding sequence ATGAGCTTTAAGCGGCGAGTCCTTCTCGCAATCCTTCCGCCAATAGGTGCATTCTTGATGCGCCTATTGTATGCTACCTGCAAAAAAGAGTTCAAAATAGAAGGTGGAATTCCCCAAGAGCCATGTATCATTGCCTTTTGGCATGGTGAACTGCTCATGCATCCATTTTTATATCAAAAGTTGCGACCAAATCATAAAATAGCTGCAATGATTAGTGAGCACTTTGATGGAGAGCTCATAGCGCGTACAATTGCATATTTTGGCTTTGATGCTATTCGAGGCTCCTCACGAAAGGGTGGGGCAAAAGCACTCATTGCAGCTTTTCGCAAAATCAAAGAGGGGTATGACATCGCTATAACTCCTGACGGACCAAGAGGTCCTAGACACTCAGTGGCTCCAGGTATCGTGGCTCTAGCAAAAAAGAGCAACGCTCCCATAGTAATCTTTCACTATGAGGCTTCAAAGTGCTGGCAACTTAAAAGCTGGGATAGATTCATTATTCCAAAACCTTTTAGCAAAATTACCTTTTTTGTCAAAAAGCCTTTCAAAATCAACTCTTTTGACGATAATAAAGCTAAAGCTTTCATACAAGAGAAAATGTTACAATTTTAA
- the miaB gene encoding tRNA (N6-isopentenyl adenosine(37)-C2)-methylthiotransferase MiaB, whose translation MKKLYIETLGCAMNVRDSEHIIAELTQKEDFEVTQKIDEADLILINTCSVREKPVHKLFSEIGYFNKVKKEGAKIGVCGCTASHLGEEIIKKAPYVNFVLGARNVSKIRDVLKKNKAVEVDINHDESTYAFSDFRSSPYKALINISIGCDKKCTFCIVPATRGEEISIPPELIVQEARRAAQNGAKEIFLLGQNVNNYGRRFSDKDRKIDFTDLLKMVSEIEEVKRIRFTSPHPLHMDDKFLQEFASNPKICKSMHMPLQSGSTKILRAMKRGYSKEWFLDRAMKLRQMVPDVHISTDVIVGFPGESDEDFADTIDVVEKVKFEQIFSFKYSPRPHTPAKEYPDQVPDEIASKRLQYLQNLHLQMLDAISQKEQGKVYEVYFEELKPNGYVSGRTDNNWIVKVKGSEELLGKFVDVKITKPGRLALEGEVVG comes from the coding sequence ATGAAAAAACTTTATATAGAGACGCTCGGTTGCGCGATGAATGTGCGAGATAGTGAGCACATTATCGCTGAACTTACGCAAAAAGAGGATTTTGAAGTAACTCAGAAAATTGATGAAGCTGATCTAATCCTTATCAATACCTGCTCAGTGCGTGAAAAACCGGTACATAAGTTATTTAGTGAGATAGGGTATTTTAATAAAGTCAAAAAAGAGGGTGCAAAAATTGGTGTATGCGGTTGTACCGCTAGCCATCTTGGTGAAGAGATTATCAAAAAAGCTCCTTATGTAAACTTCGTACTAGGAGCAAGAAATGTCTCAAAGATTCGCGATGTGCTCAAAAAAAATAAGGCGGTCGAAGTAGATATCAATCATGATGAGAGTACCTATGCATTTAGTGATTTTCGCTCATCGCCATATAAAGCATTGATAAATATCTCTATAGGATGTGATAAAAAGTGTACATTCTGTATCGTTCCAGCCACAAGGGGTGAGGAGATATCCATCCCTCCAGAACTCATTGTCCAAGAGGCAAGACGTGCAGCACAAAACGGAGCCAAAGAGATATTTTTACTCGGGCAAAATGTCAACAATTATGGCAGACGCTTTAGCGATAAAGATCGCAAGATCGACTTTACCGATCTGTTGAAGATGGTAAGTGAGATAGAAGAGGTCAAGCGCATCAGATTCACTTCGCCCCATCCACTCCATATGGATGATAAATTTTTGCAAGAGTTTGCAAGCAATCCAAAAATCTGTAAATCTATGCATATGCCTCTGCAAAGCGGAAGCACGAAGATTCTTCGTGCAATGAAGAGGGGCTATAGCAAAGAGTGGTTTTTGGATAGAGCTATGAAACTACGCCAAATGGTGCCTGATGTACATATCTCTACTGACGTAATCGTGGGATTTCCAGGGGAAAGTGATGAGGATTTTGCAGATACTATCGATGTAGTAGAGAAGGTGAAATTTGAGCAGATCTTTAGCTTCAAATACTCTCCTAGACCGCACACCCCAGCAAAAGAGTATCCTGATCAAGTACCAGATGAAATAGCAAGTAAAAGATTGCAGTATCTGCAAAACCTCCATTTACAAATGCTAGATGCTATAAGCCAAAAAGAGCAGGGCAAGGTCTATGAAGTCTACTTTGAAGAGCTCAAGCCAAATGGTTATGTGTCTGGGCGAACAGATAACAACTGGATCGTCAAAGTCAAAGGAAGTGAAGAGTTATTGGGAAAGTTTGTAGATGTGAAGATCACAAAACCTGGGCGCCTTGCTTTAGAGGGTGAAGTAGTAGGCTAA
- a CDS encoding HP0268 family nuclease, translating to MELKLARESLSAKPKSIDIKKIEEAVEKEGNKIFYFDRENSHKDLMEMVEYFEEKGYSVYFREVKYGLDENDYIYEVHILA from the coding sequence ATGGAACTAAAATTAGCGCGCGAATCACTGAGTGCAAAACCAAAAAGCATTGATATCAAAAAAATCGAAGAGGCTGTAGAAAAAGAGGGAAATAAGATATTTTATTTTGATAGAGAAAATTCGCACAAAGATCTTATGGAAATGGTAGAGTATTTTGAAGAGAAGGGGTATAGTGTCTATTTTCGTGAAGTAAAATATGGACTTGATGAGAATGATTATATCTATGAGGTGCATATACTAGCATGA
- the nusA gene encoding transcription termination factor NusA: MEKIVDIIDSIAHEKGLDVAAVTEAIKRAFINTAKKVIGEDLEFEAEIDPKSKKMQLFQKIMVVADDDERAKEDPERYVTISEAKEIDPDVEIGDELRFPIELEKYGRTAAMRLHNEIEYHIQRLLEDQLFQKYKNRVGTIISGPVTRVDEEENTWVEIDEVKGVLPRRYRIKGEVFKPGDTLRAILRRVVVDKVYGIYLELSRTTPKFLEELLKLEVPEIKDGLITIEKVARIPGERAKVAVTSHSPKIDPVGACVGVKGVRINAVSKELNGENIDCIEYSPIPEIFVARSLSPAIITSVKIEGEKAIVTLPPDQKSKAIGKSGINIRLASMLTGYEIELVEKGAAVEEQKEEEEPKITLQDLFKD, translated from the coding sequence ATGGAAAAAATTGTAGATATTATTGACTCTATTGCACACGAAAAAGGGCTTGATGTCGCAGCAGTTACTGAAGCAATCAAACGCGCCTTTATCAATACTGCTAAAAAAGTTATAGGTGAAGATCTAGAATTTGAAGCTGAAATCGATCCAAAAAGCAAAAAGATGCAGCTTTTTCAAAAGATCATGGTAGTTGCAGATGATGATGAAAGGGCCAAAGAGGATCCAGAGCGCTACGTGACAATCAGTGAGGCAAAAGAGATCGATCCTGATGTGGAAATTGGTGATGAGCTGCGCTTTCCGATTGAACTTGAAAAATATGGCCGCACAGCTGCAATGCGTCTGCACAATGAGATAGAGTATCATATCCAAAGACTTCTTGAAGATCAACTCTTCCAAAAATATAAAAATCGCGTAGGTACAATCATAAGTGGTCCTGTCACACGGGTCGATGAAGAGGAGAATACCTGGGTAGAGATCGATGAAGTCAAAGGCGTGCTTCCAAGACGCTACCGCATCAAGGGTGAAGTTTTCAAACCAGGTGATACTTTGCGTGCAATTTTGCGCCGCGTTGTGGTAGACAAAGTGTATGGCATTTACCTTGAGCTCTCCCGCACCACTCCAAAATTTCTCGAAGAGCTTCTCAAACTTGAAGTCCCTGAGATCAAAGATGGGCTTATAACTATCGAAAAGGTTGCAAGGATTCCTGGTGAGAGAGCAAAAGTAGCAGTCACTTCCCACAGTCCAAAAATTGATCCAGTAGGAGCATGTGTAGGTGTCAAGGGTGTGCGTATCAATGCAGTAAGTAAAGAGCTCAATGGCGAAAATATCGACTGCATTGAATATTCACCAATCCCAGAGATTTTTGTAGCAAGGAGTCTCAGTCCTGCTATCATTACCAGTGTGAAGATCGAAGGGGAGAAAGCGATAGTCACTCTCCCACCAGATCAAAAATCAAAAGCTATCGGCAAAAGTGGCATTAACATCCGCCTGGCTAGCATGCTCACTGGATACGAGATAGAACTCGTAGAAAAAGGAGCTGCAGTTGAGGAGCAAAAAGAGGAGGAAGAGCCAAAAATCACACTCCAGGACCTCTTCAAAGATTAA
- a CDS encoding ABC transporter permease, with product MKTIIIKKFLYIVGMLFLISLISFFAIHLAPNSFLAAGELNPNITPDTLEHLKAIYGLDKPLWQQYLAWLQALLHLDFGISFASGKPVIDEIASRIGITLGINLSAMVIIFLLSFYLGIKSAIDEGSLFDRAIKSLSLVSFSMPSFYLALLLIIFLSVDLGLFPISGLHSLEPKHGIWYYLDLLWHLALPLFVVVFVGFGSLVQYIRSLTLEILKSDYIFFAKARGIEGRRLVQYYIIPNLKPPIVTMLGLSLPGIIGGSVILESIFSINGMGLLFYQAAMARDYPVILGILIITAFLTLLGNVLADIVLMRLNPFAANS from the coding sequence ATGAAGACAATAATCATAAAAAAGTTTCTCTATATTGTAGGGATGCTTTTTTTGATATCTCTTATTAGCTTTTTTGCTATTCACCTAGCTCCCAATTCGTTCTTGGCTGCAGGTGAACTCAATCCAAACATTACTCCAGATACTCTTGAGCATCTCAAAGCCATCTATGGATTAGATAAACCGCTATGGCAGCAGTATCTTGCATGGCTGCAGGCTCTGTTGCATCTCGATTTTGGTATATCCTTTGCTAGTGGAAAACCTGTCATAGATGAGATTGCAAGCCGCATTGGTATAACGCTGGGTATTAATCTTAGTGCTATGGTTATAATATTTCTCCTCTCCTTCTATCTTGGTATCAAATCTGCAATCGATGAAGGCTCACTCTTTGATAGAGCTATTAAAAGCCTCTCTTTAGTCTCTTTTTCAATGCCTTCGTTCTATCTGGCGCTGCTGCTCATAATATTTTTGAGTGTTGATCTTGGTCTCTTTCCCATTAGTGGACTTCATTCACTTGAGCCAAAGCATGGTATCTGGTATTACCTTGATCTTTTATGGCATTTGGCTTTGCCACTTTTTGTTGTTGTCTTTGTGGGATTTGGATCACTTGTGCAGTATATTCGATCTTTAACGTTAGAAATTTTAAAAAGTGACTATATATTTTTTGCAAAAGCACGAGGCATTGAGGGAAGAAGACTTGTACAGTACTACATCATCCCAAATCTAAAGCCACCAATTGTGACGATGTTAGGACTCTCATTGCCAGGAATTATTGGAGGAAGTGTTATACTTGAATCGATCTTTTCAATTAATGGTATGGGACTACTCTTCTATCAAGCAGCGATGGCAAGAGACTATCCCGTCATACTTGGTATTTTGATAATCACAGCTTTTTTGACGCTACTAGGCAATGTTCTTGCAGACATTGTCCTCATGCGCCTCAATCCGTTTGCAGCAAATAGTTAA
- a CDS encoding porin has product MKLAKLSLAAIVALGVSAFADVQNVKFSGNAKLYYGTNDMDPNDLFDQKNSYGQAAATVAVTADLANGVAGKLSAVGLSTLGLENNLVSATWAGYAGGVDAQWWVNEAWLAKTFGNTTVKIGRQELDTPLAFSEKWNIVANSFDAAVLLNNDLPQTTLVAAWVGRGNGVNGGVVRGVVNGTDPFETYGTAIVQAYGLNPAKVDGGAYAVAAVTKLIPMTTAQVWFYNVTDIANAWWLQADVDLNEVVPGLKFGAQYAYLDPQGQIDSLDESSAWAIKLGYAMDNLKLCAAYSSTDEDGIVTIANTATGAKKGSQTKLYTEAWWNYGYVGDPDTDAFMLRAAYNMEDVADFMAQYTSSSQDKTDTDMTEFALTASKSFGNLDATLAYIYTDADDQNNADSYNTIQVYLTYNF; this is encoded by the coding sequence ATGAAACTGGCAAAACTTAGCCTTGCTGCAATAGTAGCTCTAGGTGTTAGCGCATTTGCTGATGTACAAAATGTAAAATTCAGTGGAAATGCAAAACTTTATTATGGCACTAATGATATGGATCCAAATGATCTTTTTGATCAGAAAAATTCTTATGGTCAAGCAGCAGCTACTGTAGCTGTAACTGCAGATCTTGCAAATGGTGTCGCAGGAAAGCTTAGCGCTGTTGGTCTTTCTACACTTGGTCTAGAAAATAACCTCGTAAGCGCAACATGGGCAGGATACGCTGGTGGCGTTGATGCACAATGGTGGGTAAATGAAGCGTGGCTTGCTAAGACTTTTGGAAATACAACTGTAAAAATTGGTCGCCAAGAACTTGATACTCCACTAGCATTTAGTGAAAAGTGGAACATTGTTGCAAACAGCTTCGATGCTGCAGTACTTCTTAACAATGACCTTCCTCAAACTACACTTGTTGCTGCATGGGTTGGTAGAGGAAACGGTGTTAATGGTGGTGTTGTAAGAGGCGTTGTAAACGGAACTGATCCTTTTGAAACTTACGGAACTGCTATTGTACAAGCATACGGATTGAATCCTGCTAAAGTTGATGGCGGTGCATATGCTGTCGCTGCTGTTACAAAACTTATTCCTATGACTACTGCACAAGTATGGTTCTACAATGTAACTGATATTGCAAACGCTTGGTGGTTGCAAGCAGATGTAGATCTCAATGAAGTTGTACCTGGACTTAAGTTTGGTGCACAGTATGCATATCTTGATCCGCAAGGACAAATTGATAGTCTTGATGAATCAAGTGCATGGGCTATAAAACTTGGTTATGCTATGGACAACCTCAAACTTTGTGCAGCTTACTCTTCAACTGATGAAGATGGAATTGTGACAATTGCCAACACTGCTACAGGTGCAAAAAAAGGTTCTCAAACAAAACTCTATACTGAAGCATGGTGGAACTATGGATATGTAGGTGACCCAGATACTGATGCATTCATGCTTCGTGCTGCTTACAACATGGAAGATGTTGCTGACTTTATGGCACAATATACCTCTTCAAGCCAAGACAAAACAGATACTGATATGACAGAATTTGCTCTTACTGCTAGCAAATCTTTCGGTAACCTTGATGCTACTCTTGCATACATCTATACAGATGCAGATGATCAAAACAATGCAGATAGCTACAACACTATTCAAGTTTACCTCACTTACAACTTCTAA
- the fabI gene encoding enoyl-ACP reductase FabI: protein MGLMEGKKGLIVGVANNKSIAYGIAKACKEQGAELAFTYLNDAIKKRVEPIAAEMGSDKIYELDVSKPEHFEALRQNLEQDFGKIDFLVHSVAFAPREALDGRFVNTSKDAFEIAMNISVYSLLELTRTILPLMNEGGSILTLSYLGSVRYIPHYNVMGVAKAALEASVRYLAADLGPQGIRVNAISAGPIKTLAASGIGDFRTILKWNEANSPLRRNVTIDEVGNSAMYLLSDLASGVTGEVHYVDAGYHIMGLAEVEEVDGKTVLVWDRIKD, encoded by the coding sequence ATGGGACTTATGGAAGGCAAAAAGGGGCTTATCGTAGGAGTAGCAAACAATAAATCTATTGCATATGGCATCGCAAAGGCGTGCAAAGAGCAAGGAGCAGAGCTTGCCTTTACATACCTCAATGATGCAATCAAAAAAAGAGTAGAGCCAATTGCAGCAGAAATGGGGAGTGACAAGATCTATGAACTTGATGTAAGCAAACCTGAACACTTCGAAGCTCTGCGCCAAAATCTTGAGCAAGATTTTGGCAAGATAGATTTCTTGGTACACTCAGTTGCATTTGCTCCAAGAGAGGCTCTTGATGGAAGATTTGTCAACACTTCCAAAGATGCATTTGAGATAGCTATGAATATCTCGGTTTATTCTCTGCTTGAGCTTACACGTACAATATTGCCTTTGATGAATGAAGGTGGAAGTATTTTGACACTAAGCTACTTAGGATCTGTGCGTTACATTCCTCACTATAATGTCATGGGTGTTGCAAAAGCAGCCCTTGAAGCAAGTGTGCGCTATCTTGCTGCAGACCTTGGTCCCCAAGGAATTCGCGTTAATGCAATTAGTGCAGGTCCTATTAAGACTCTTGCAGCTAGTGGTATTGGAGATTTTCGTACGATTCTTAAGTGGAACGAAGCAAACTCACCTTTGCGCAGAAATGTAACAATCGATGAGGTTGGCAACAGTGCGATGTATCTTTTGAGTGATTTAGCATCAGGTGTGACAGGCGAGGTGCACTATGTAGATGCTGGTTACCACATTATGGGACTTGCCGAGGTAGAAGAGGTAGATGGCAAGACTGTGTTAGTTTGGGACAGGATTAAAGACTAA
- a CDS encoding triose-phosphate isomerase: MILAANFKMNHTRASTREYLEKLEEHESGGVELYVFPPATALQAHSGKVRVGAQNAYAAVHGSFTGEIGLQQLQEFGINTLILGHSERRHIFGESQELIAKKFAFYKEQGFRIFYCVGETSKERDKGSEAIHRAIEAQLVGVDLEYEKLIVAYEPVWAIGTGKSATPEDITEVLAFLRSKTSAPLLYGGSVKPANIQEILHIEQCDGALIGTASWDITTMQEMIDLAKEI; the protein is encoded by the coding sequence ATGATACTTGCTGCCAATTTTAAAATGAATCACACCAGAGCTTCCACAAGAGAGTATCTTGAAAAGTTAGAAGAGCATGAGAGTGGAGGAGTAGAGCTCTATGTCTTTCCACCTGCAACTGCTTTGCAAGCCCACAGTGGGAAGGTCAGAGTTGGAGCCCAAAACGCTTACGCTGCTGTACATGGGTCCTTCACAGGAGAGATTGGCTTGCAGCAGCTCCAAGAGTTTGGGATCAATACTCTTATCCTAGGCCATAGTGAGAGACGCCATATCTTTGGTGAGAGCCAAGAGCTCATAGCCAAGAAGTTTGCCTTTTATAAAGAGCAAGGCTTTAGGATCTTTTACTGTGTAGGAGAGACGAGCAAAGAGAGAGATAAAGGGAGCGAAGCGATACACAGAGCCATTGAAGCACAACTTGTAGGAGTTGATTTAGAGTATGAAAAGCTCATCGTTGCTTATGAGCCGGTATGGGCGATAGGGACAGGCAAGAGTGCAACACCCGAAGATATAACTGAAGTCTTGGCGTTTTTGCGCAGTAAAACAAGCGCGCCACTTCTTTATGGTGGGAGTGTAAAGCCGGCAAATATCCAAGAGATCTTGCATATTGAACAGTGTGATGGAGCACTTATCGGTACAGCTAGCTGGGATATTACAACAATGCAAGAGATGATCGATTTAGCAAAGGAGATATAA
- the pgk gene encoding phosphoglycerate kinase, whose amino-acid sequence MHIKSIKELDLYPGATVFIRCDFNVPLDEYDNITDDRRIRAALPTIRYCLDHECRIVLGSHLGRPKGRDAKYSLKPVAKRLHTLLKQDIIMAEDVVGEDAKQKAASLEPGQILLLENLRFEPGETKNDPEFAKQLSQFGEFYINDAFGVSHRAHASVEAITHFYDKDHKAAGFLLLKEIKYLYKLLQNPTRPFLAIVGGSKVSSKLGALINLLPKVDKLIIGGGMSFTFLKALGEEVGKSLVEDDLVPEAKKIMEEAKRLGVKLYLPVDFVVAPELKEDAPVKFVTFKEIPKDWMGLDIGLASTRLFREALNDVQTILWNGPMGVFEIDKFARGSIKLANYVAESYATKIIGGGDTASLISKAGVDDEMTFISTGGGASLELLEGKELPGIKALMVED is encoded by the coding sequence ATGCATATAAAATCTATAAAAGAGCTTGATTTATATCCAGGTGCCACAGTTTTTATTCGATGCGACTTTAATGTACCGCTAGATGAGTATGACAATATTACTGATGATAGAAGAATTCGCGCTGCGCTTCCAACTATTCGCTACTGTCTTGATCATGAATGTAGAATTGTCCTAGGTAGCCATTTGGGAAGGCCAAAAGGAAGAGATGCAAAATACTCTCTCAAACCGGTTGCAAAAAGACTCCATACTCTCCTCAAACAAGATATCATCATGGCTGAGGATGTAGTAGGTGAGGATGCGAAACAAAAAGCAGCCAGCCTAGAGCCAGGGCAGATTCTTTTGCTAGAAAATCTTCGCTTTGAGCCAGGGGAGACAAAAAACGATCCTGAGTTTGCAAAGCAGCTCAGTCAATTTGGAGAGTTTTATATCAATGACGCTTTTGGTGTGAGTCACAGAGCCCACGCTTCAGTAGAAGCGATCACCCACTTTTATGACAAAGATCACAAAGCTGCTGGCTTTTTGCTTCTCAAAGAGATCAAATACCTCTATAAACTTTTACAAAATCCAACCCGTCCATTCCTTGCAATAGTTGGAGGAAGTAAGGTATCGAGCAAACTGGGAGCCCTCATCAATCTTTTGCCAAAAGTAGATAAGCTCATTATTGGTGGTGGAATGTCTTTTACATTCCTCAAAGCACTTGGAGAAGAGGTAGGGAAGAGTTTGGTAGAGGATGATCTCGTACCAGAAGCGAAGAAGATCATGGAAGAGGCCAAGAGACTTGGAGTAAAGCTCTATCTTCCTGTGGATTTTGTGGTTGCGCCAGAGCTCAAAGAGGATGCCCCTGTGAAGTTTGTCACTTTCAAAGAGATTCCAAAAGATTGGATGGGTTTGGATATTGGTCTAGCATCTACAAGACTCTTCCGCGAAGCTCTCAACGATGTGCAGACAATTTTGTGGAATGGACCTATGGGTGTCTTTGAAATAGATAAATTTGCAAGAGGCTCTATCAAGCTCGCGAACTACGTAGCAGAGAGCTATGCAACCAAAATCATCGGCGGTGGTGATACTGCAAGTCTCATCAGTAAGGCTGGGGTAGATGATGAGATGACATTTATCTCCACTGGTGGTGGAGCTAGCCTGGAACTCCTTGAGGGAAAAGAGCTTCCAGGTATTAAAGCACTTATGGTGGAGGACTAG